A portion of the Salmo trutta chromosome 1, fSalTru1.1, whole genome shotgun sequence genome contains these proteins:
- the LOC115192950 gene encoding uncharacterized protein LOC115192950: MIANLHLKAWYKQNISPTTDASVSGQAVSVPSKTPFKPKSTFCPIAQNATLNTFAKKVNFDVENLFKGKIDSNQSRRNLSKIERDAVESLSKNERVVVKKADKGGATVVWSKDKYVTEAYRQLDNDEFYQSLTFNPTEDLKIELKGILTEAKENGYISDNEFKFLFNGSPRMASFYLLPKVHKNLENPPGRPVISGNESLTEPISKYIDYFIKPFLTSLPAYLQDTTDVLNKMKELNNIGTASFLVTMDVESLYTIIEHEQGLAAMHHFLSTRPETEMPPTEFIVSLTE; this comes from the exons ATGATTGC GAATCTACATCTGAAGGCCTGGTATAAGCAAAACATCTCTCCAACTACAGACGCCAGTGTCTCAGGTCAGGCAGTTTCTGTTCCCTCAAAAACACCTTTTAAGCCCAAGTCCACCTTTTGTCCCATCGCCCAGAATGCCAcactaaatacatttgccaagaaGGTGAATTTTGATGTGGAGAATCTGTTTAAGGGAAAAATTGACTCCAACCAATCACGACGTAACCTTTCTAAGATAGAGAGGGATGCAGTTGAATCATTGTCCAAAAATGAACGTGTTGTggttaaaaaagcagacaaaggTGGCGCTACAGTAGTGTGGAGTAAAGACAAATATGTGACAGAAGCCTACCGTCAATTAGACAATGATGAATTCTACCAATCTCTTACCTTCAACCCTACAGAGGACCTAAAAATTGAGTTGAAAGGGATCCTCACAGAAGCTAAGGAGAATGGCTACATTTCAGACAATGAGTTCAAATTTCTTTTCAATGGCAGTCCACGTATGGCTTCTTTTTACCTTCTTCCAAAAGTCCACAAAAATCTTGAAAatcccccaggcaggccagtcattagtggtaatgaaagtctgacagaacccatctctaagtacattgattactttattaagcCTTTTCTGACGTCACTCCCAGCCTATCTTCAAGATACCACAGATGTGTTGAACAAAATGAAGGAATTAAATAATATAGGTACAGCTTCCTTTTTAGTCACCATGGATGTGGAGTCTCTTTACACCATCATTGAACATGAACAAGGTTTGGCAGCTATGCACCATTTCTTGAGTACCCGACCTGAAACTGAGATGCCTCCTACAGAATTCATTGTCTCACTGACTGAATGA